Proteins encoded by one window of Channa argus isolate prfri chromosome 1, Channa argus male v1.0, whole genome shotgun sequence:
- the sfpq gene encoding splicing factor, proline- and glutamine-rich: MSRFNNNRGGLGMNNFQPRRGGGPGGPGGPMRGGLMGNLNFRNHPFQNQNQNRRGPHNNFNRPPNRGPQTTPQKPQQNQSLPIIPPPSPGPALTMKGPMQTQQQQNPAQQPQEQRKPTTPVVTPKIPSPPPKPNVTSPQPSQANKSQSDSPQLKSPVGNANGQQQKPPPQASPKPGPQQGQKIGLPPGQRTGPQQSPRTGPPNRTQIVAKQEPVESEKRASNESQTKQEFRATLSMLLKPGEKTYTQRCRLFIGNLPNDITEEDFRKLFAKYGEPSEVFINKGKGFGFIRLESRALAEIAKAELDDTPMKGRPLRVRFATHSAALSVKNLSPFVSNELLEEAFSQFGMVERAIVIVDDRGRSTGRGIVEFASKPAARKALDRCNDGVFLLTTSPRPIVVEPLEQFDDEDGLPEKLAQKNPRYQAEREEPPRFARPGTFEYEYSMRWKSLDEMEKQQRQQVEKNMREAREKLESEMEDAFHEHQANLLRQDLLRRQEELRRMEELHSQEMQKRKEMQLRQEEERRRHEEEMLRKREMEEQMRRQREENYRMGNFMDRDREMRINPGGALGMGDMAFGASNQKFPMGGLGFEGQQGLGPSAGGLMGNEMRNERFGQGGPRGMGPGNPGYGRVREEFEGPTKKPRF, from the exons ATGTCTCGATTTAACAATAACCGCGGAGGACTGGGGATGAATAATTTCCAGCCACGTAGAGGTGGTGGGCCCGGTGGCCCTGGTGGCCCGATGCGGGGTGGGCTAATGGGAAACTTAAATTTCAGGAACCATCCTTTCCAGAACCAGAATCAAAATCGGAGGGGACCACATAATAACTTCAACCGACCACCTAATCGAGGACCACAGACGACTCCGCAGAAGCCACAACAGAACCAGTCGTTGCCGATTATCCCTCCGCCGAGTCCTGGCCCTGCACTCACTATGAAAGGCCCCATGCagacgcagcagcagcagaatccAGCACAACAGCCACAGGAGCAGCGGAAACCGACAACCCCTGTGGTTACACCTAAGATTCCGTCGCCACCACCGAAGCCCAACGTGACCTCCCCTCAACCCAGTCAGGCTAACAAGAGCCAGAGCGACAGCCCGCAACTGAAATCACCGGTGGGTAATGCTAACGGACAGCAGCAAAAGCCACCCCCACAAGCGAGCCCAAAGCCAGGGCCACAGCAAGGCCAGAAGATCGGCCTCCCACCAGGCCAGAGGACGGGCCCCCAGCAGAGCCCGAGGACAGGACCACCAAACAGGACACAAATTGTCGCCAAACAGGAGCCAGTGGAGTCAGAAAAAAGGGCGTCGAACGAGAGCCAGACTAAG CAAGAATTTCGGGCAACCTTGTCCATGCTGCTGAAACCCGGTGAGAAGACGTACACGCAGCGTTGTCGTCTGTTTATCGGCAATCTCCCCAACGACATTACAGAGGAAGACTTCAGGAAACTCTTCGCAAAATATGGAGAACCCAGCGAGGTCTTCATCAACAAAGGCAAAGGCTTTGGCTTCATCCGATTG GAGTCCCGTGCACTTGCAGAGATTGCAAAAGCAGAATTGGACGACACGCCAATGAAAGGCAGACCTCTGCGTGTCAGATTTGCCACACACTCTGCAGCCTTGTCTGTGAAGAATCTTTCACCATTTGTTTCCAACGAGCTCCTAGAAGAAGCTTTTTCACAGTTTGGAATGGTCGAGAGGGCCATAGTCATTGTAGATGATCGAGGCCGCTCTACGGGCAGGGGAATTGTTGAGTTTGCCTCCAAACCTGCTGCCAGGAAAGCCTTGGATCGTTGCAATGATGGGGTCTTCTTGCTCACCAC GTCACCTCGGCCTATTGTTGTTGAGCCTTTAGAGCAGTTTGATGATGAAGATGGTCTTCCAGAGAAATTGGCACAGAAGAACCCAAGATATCAAGC GGAACGTGAAGAACCCCCTCGCTTTGCTCGTCCAGGCACATTTGAATATGAGTATTCTATGCGCTGGAAGTCACTGGATGAAATGgagaagcagcagagacagcaAGTGGAGAAGAACATGCGCGAGGCTCGTGAAAAGCTTGAGAGTGAGATGGAGGATGCTTTCCACGAGCACCAAGCCAATCTGCTCCGACAAG ATCTGCTGAGGCGACAGGAAGAACTGCGGCGCATGGAGGAGCTACACAGTCAGGAGATGCAAAAGAGAAAGGAGATGCAGCTTAG GCAAGAGGAAGAGCGGCGCAGGCACGAGGAAGAGATGCTTCGTAAAAGGGAGATGGAAGAACAGATGCGTCGTCAGCGTGAGGAGAATTACAGGATGGGCAACTTCATGGAT AGGGACAGGGAAATGAGAATAAATCCCGGTGGTGCTTTAGGCATGGGTG ATATGGCCTTTGGTGCATCCAACCAGAAGTTCCCTATGGGTGGATTGGGCTTTGAGGGACAGCAGGGACTGGGACCATCCGCAGGAGGCTTAATGGGCAACGAAATG CGCAATGAGCGCTTTGGCCAGGGTGGTCCCAGGGGCATGGGTCCTGGTAACCCAGGGTACGGCAGGGTCCGTGAGGAGTTTGAGGGTCCTACTAAGAAACCCCGGTTTTGA
- the lypla2 gene encoding acyl-protein thioesterase 2, protein MCGNNMSVPLLAEAVTVSGMEKETAVVIFLHGLGDSGHGWADTLTGIQLPHVKFICPSAPQIPVTLNMKSMMPAWFDLMGLSPDSPEDESGIKKAAENIKAIIEHEAKNGIPPNRIMLGGFSQGGALSLYTALTCQHQLAGVVALSCWLPLHRSFPSASSGNKNLPILQCHGEMDMMIPVQFGAMTAEKLKSIVNPQMIKFKTYPGLPHTSCPQEMAAVKEFIEKHLPRI, encoded by the exons ATGTGTGGCAACAACATGTCTGTGCCGCTTCTCGCAGAGGCTGTGACTGTGTCGGGGATGGAGAAGGAGACTGCAGTG GTGATCTTCCTTCATGGGCTGGGAGACTCTGG gCACGGGTGGGCAGACACTTTGACAGGGATCCAGCTGCCTCATGTTAAGTTCATCTGCCCCAGCGC GCCCCAAATCCCTGTCACTCTCAACATGAAGTCGATGATGCCCGCGTG GTTTGACCTCATGGGCCTCAGCCCTGACTCTCCAGAGGACGAATCTGGAATTAAGAAGGCAGCAGAGAACA TCAAGGCCATAATCGAACATGAGGCCAAGAATGGGATCCCACCAAACCGTATAATGCTTGGTGGCTTCTCTCAG GGTGGGGCCTTGTCTTTGTACACTGCCCTGACCTGCCAGCATCAGTTGGCTGGTGTTGTGGCCCTCAGCTGTTGGCTTCCACTTCACAGGAGTTTCCCATCG GCATCAAGCGGCAACAAGAACCTCCCAATCCTGCAGTGCCACGGTGAGATGGATATGATGATCCCAGTGCAGTTTGGTGCCATGACAGCAGAAAAACTTAAATCTATAGTTAACCCTCAGATGATTAAATTCAAAACCTACCCAGGGCTCCCTCACACTTCCTGTCCTCAG GAGATGGCAGCTGTAAAGGAATTTATCGAAAAGCATTTGCCCCGAATCTGA